In Posidoniimonas corsicana, the genomic window GTTGTGCCCGGAGGTGGTCGCCTGCACGGCGATCGGGTCGCGCAGGCCGAGCGCGTAGAACGGCATGTTGAGCACGTGGCAGGCCATGTCGCCCAGGGCGCCGGTGCCGAAGTCCCACCAGCCGCGCCACTTGAACGGGTGGTAGATCGACGCGTAGGGGCGGCCGGGCGCGGGCCCGACAAACAGGTCCCAGCTGACGTGCCCCGGGACGGCGGCGCCGGCCGGCCGGTCGATCCCCTGCGGCCACCAGCCGCCGCAGCGGTCGGTCCACGCGTGCACCTGGCTGATCTTGCCGAGCGCGCCCGACTGGATCACGGCGGCGGACTTGCGGGCCGCGTTGAGCGACGCCCCCTGGTTGCCCATCTGGGTCGCGACGCCGTGCTCCTTGGCGAGCTCGGCCAGCCGGCGGGCCTCCCAGATGGAGTGCGTGAGCGGCTTCTGGCAGAAGCAGTGCTTGCCGAGCCGCATCGCCGCCGCGGCGGCGACCGCGTGGGTGTGGTCCGGTGTGCTGACGGTGACCGCGTCGATCTTGTCGCCCAGCTCGTCGAGCATCGCCCGAAAGTCGGCGTACCGCTTGGCCTCGGCGAACCGCTCGCCGCCGGCCTTGGTGAGGGTGCGGGCGTCGATATCGCAAATCCCCACGACCCGACCGAAGCGTTTCGCGTCGTTCGAGTCCGAGTCGCCCTTGCCGCCGACGCCGATACATGCGAACTGCACCTGCTCGTTGGGCGATGAAGACTCCTGAGCCCTAAGCGGCCCGGCGGCCCAGTAGCCGGCGCCGGCCAGCGCGGCGGTCTGAAGGAAGCTTCGGCGATCGGTTCGGAGGGGCATCGGCGGGGGCTCAAGAGGGGGGCGAGGAGTTCGACGGGCCGACTCGCCCGCCGCGATCGCCTGACCATACCGCACGGCGCGCGCGAAAGCAAAAGAATCCGCCTGAACCGTGCGGAGATCAGCAGCCCGCCCGGGCTAGGCCGCACGGCGTTGCTCTTCGAGGTAGTCCAGCCGCGGCACGACCTCGCCGAGCGCGTCACGGACCGCGTCCGCCGGCCCGTTCACGAGCGACGCCAGCCGGCCGATGTCGTGCGCGACACGCAGCAGGCTCTCGGCGTTGCTGTCGGCGACCATGATCTTCTCGTGGCTGGTCGGCTTGTGCCGCTCGGACTCGCCGTACAGCTCCTCGTACAGCTTCTCGCCGGGACGCAGCCCGGTGACCTCGATCTCGATGTCCTCACCGACGCGCAGGCCCGACAACCGGATCATGTCGCGCGCCAGGTCCATGATGCGGACAGGCTCGCCCATGTCGAGCACGAAGATCTCGCCGCCGCGGCCCATCGTGCCGGCCTGGATCACCAGCTGCGACGCCTCGGGGATCATCATGAAGTACCGCACGATGTCTTGGTGCGTGACCGTCACCGGCCCGCCGCTCTCAATCTGCTGGCGGAACACTGGGACCACGCTGCCGGCCGAGTCGAGCACGTTGCCGAACCGCACGGTGGTGAACCGGCAGCTCGAACCGGCGGACCGGGCCTGCACGTAGCGCTCGGCGAGCTGCTTGCAGCTGCCCATTACGCTGGTCGGGTTGACCGCCTTGTCGGTGGAGATCATCACGAACGCGCCGGCGGCGAACTCGTCGGCCAAGTCGGCCACGTTTCGGGTTGCGAGCACGATGTTCTTGATCGCCTCGCCAGGGTGTTGCTCCATCAGCGGCACGTGCTTGTACGCCGCGGCGTGGAACACGACGTCCGGACGGTGCTCTTCGAACACGGCCCGCATGCGGTCGGCGTCGGTGAGGTCGCCAAGGGCGACCTCGATGCAGGCGTCGGGCGCCAGGGCCCGGAGCTCCCGCTCGAGGAAGAACTGCCCGGTCTCGGACCGGTCCAGCACCACCAGCTTGGCCGGCTTCACCCGGAGCAGCTGGCGGCAGATCTCCGATCCGATGCTGCCGGAGCTGCCGGTCACCAGGACCGTCCGCCCGTCGAGCCAGCTGCGCACCGCCTGCTGGTCGAAGTCGACCGCCTCGCGCCGCAGCAGGTCCTCGATCGCCACGCTCCGCGGCTGGACCGAAACATGCTCGTTGAGGATCTGCTGGTAGCTCGGCAGCACCTTGACCCGGAATCCGTGCTGCTGCGCTGTGTCGATGAGCCGCCGCACCTGCTTGCCGGGCAGCCCGCCGGTGATCAGCACCTCCTTGACGCCCAGTCGGCTGACAAGACCGGGGAGCTGATCGGCGCCGCCGACCACCGGAACGCCGCTGATGCTGCGGCCGCGGTGGGCGGGGTTGTCGTCGATGAAGCCCATCACCCGGCGGGGAGTGTCGGCGCTGGAGCGGACCGCCCTCAGCAACACCTCACCGTGGTCGTCAGCGCCGACAATCAGGACCCGCGTTTGCTCGGTCGAGGCAGGGAGGAAGTGTGTCCGCGCGTAATGCAGCGCACGCGGCCACGCCCGCACGGCGCTCATCGCGAAGATGGTCGCGCCCCAGTCGATGAAAATCACCCCGCGGGGGATGGCGAGCATCGGCAGCAGAAAAAAGTCGATCAGCGTCAGCGCCACCGCGCCCGCGGTAGCCGCTTTGACGATGGCGGCCAGATCTTCGAAGCTGATATACCGCTGGTGCTGCTGGTGGACATCGTGCCAGAAGAAGGCCGCTATCTTCGCCAGCACCGCGAAGCCGATCGTGGCCCTCATCAGCTCCCAGTGGTGGGGCTCGCCGCCGTCGGCGAACCTCAGCGCGTACGCCAGCACGTAGGCGCCGGCGCAGGCCAGCGTCAGCAGCAGAAACCGCAGTCGGGTTGCGATCCGGGTCATCATTCCGGAGGGGTGGGTTCGTGAGTGTTCGTAGAATGGTCGATCAGCAGCGACGGTCGGCTCGCGACCCTGGGCCGCCGTTCGGCGCCCGGCAACGCGAGGCGGTGCTTGGCGATGTCCTGCAGCCACCGGCGGAGCGCCGAGTCATCGGGCTGACGGGCCAAGCACCAGCGGATGTGCGGGTCCGCCTCTTCGAGCCGCTCAGCGCGGAACAGGGCGGCGGCCAGGCCACGGCGGATGTAGAAGCACGCGGGACGGAGCCGGTAGGCCTGCTCCGCGCAGCGAACCGCTTGTCCGGTGTCCCCCAGTTCCTGATGGATGGTGGCCGCCTGCCACCAGTTGTGTGCCGCACGGTTGGGAAGCTCGGTCTGCTCGTTAAGTTCGGCGCACTGAAGCGCGTGCGTGGCCAGTGCGTGGAGGTCGGACTCCTCGCCGCGGAGCTTGTAAAACTGGTAGGCAGCGAAGGTGAGCCGCCAGTCCGGGTCGAACTCGGCGACAAACTCGTCGGCGGGCAGGGTCATGCTCACCACCGAGGCGAGCTTCATGCGGTGCGGGCCGGGCGCGTGCCCCGCCTGCTTCCACAGAGTAAGCGCTTGTTGCTCCTGGCCCGCCAGCAGCTTGTGCTTGCCAGCGTCGAACAGCACCGCCCCGTCGTGTGGGTTAAGCCGGAGCGCCTGGTCGACCAGCAACATCGTGTCGGCGCCTTGGCCAGCGCCGAGGAACGCGAGGTCTGCCAAGATCATGTAGGCCTCGCCCTGAAGTGGGCAGAGCCTGACCGCATTCACTGCAGCGTGGCGGGCGGACCAGAGCAGCTGGGAGTCATCGCCGAAAGCGCGCCGGAGCCAAGCGGCCGTTTCTTGTTCGGACTGAAACTGGGCGTCGTAGACGGTGTTGCGAACGTTGGCCAATCCCATGCCACCGCCGTCGTGCGCCTGGGTCAGCTCAAACCTGAGCAGGGACTGCCTGGCCAACCTGAGCTGCGATTGGGCGTCGCTCGGGCAGACCGCCAACGCCGCTTGCAGGTGTTCGATCATCTTGTCCGTGTAGTACACGCGGGATTCCAGGATCCGCTGCTCCGACTCGGCATTATCGCGTCCGACGCGGGCCTTGAGGCTCTCGTTGTATCGCTTCACCGCCACGTTTGTGCGGTCGTAGGCGTCGCGCTGGAAAGAGCTGCGGGCGGGTCCGACCAGCAGCAGCACGGCGACCGCGGCCATCGCCGTACCAAGGAATCCCTTGCCGGCGTCCCGCAATCCCCATGCCTTGCCGTGAGCACGTTGGGGCTGACCGGACTGCAGCTGAGACAGTCGCATTGCGCCCGCAGCCAGCATCACTACCGGCGCCAGGCAGGAGGGTATGAACCAGACGAAGTCGGCGATCGAATGGAAGAGAGACACCGCGAGAGCCGCCGAAATCGCGGCCCACAGCACGGTCGCCTCGGCGTCGCCCGAGTGCAGCACTCCTCGCATGCACCACGCGGCGGCGATCGCGATCGCCGTGGCCAGCAGGAGCACGCCCGCCAGGCCGGCCTCGGTGGCGACCTGCAGGTAACCGGATTCGGCGTGGGTGTAGTTAACGCCACTCGATTCCGTGAGGTACAACGGCGCCACCTGAGAGTGCGTTCCGGCGCCGTAGCCGACCAGCGGACTAGCGAAGAAGGCCGATAGATTAGCCCGCCAGATCACCATCCGGTCACTGGTGTCCGCTAGTTCATCGAGCTCGCCCACGCTCACACCACCGGCCTTCCGCGAGAACTGCTCATACTGAAACAGCGAGAGGGCGACTCCACACACAACGAGCACGAAGGCCCCGCGCACCAGCTGTGCCCTACCCACCCAGCCCGCGCGGGCCAGCACGGTGATGGTGACCAGCAGCCCAACGGTGTACGCCAGCAGCGCCCCGCGGGAGAACGTCAGCAGGATGGCGACGCCGGTCGCAAGCAGAGCAAGGATCCAAGCCGCCTCGCGAAGCTGTTGCTCGCGTGAGACCGCAGACTCTCCGGGGCGGCGCCGCTGAGCCGGAGTGGCTCGTTGCCTCCGACGGCGGACGGCCTCGACGAGCACGGCGCCGGCGCCTAGGGCGATGAAGTGGCCGCAGTGGTTTGGGTTGGTGAACGTCCCGATCGCGGCGCGGCTCGGATCACGGTGCGTCAGCGGAACGCACCAGAGGATCTGCTCTGCGCCGGTCAGGTATTGCGTCAACGCCAGCAGCGCCATGCCGGCCGACGCTATTCCAAGCCAGCGGACGAGCCGCTGTACGTCGTCGCGCGAGCGGACTCGTTGGGCGACCACTAGAAACAGCACCGCGTGCGTCAGCAGCGTTGCAAGGCTTGCCCGCGTGGCCGACGGGTCGAACGATAGGTGTCGCCAACCGCCAAACGGCGCCCCATTGCCCCAGGCGACAAGGCGGTCGTCCGCGGGCGGCGACACGGCGCCAACCAACCAGCTAGGAAGCTCGACCAGCTGCAGCATCAGCAGCAGCGGGGCGGCGATCACCAGTACATTCGCAGTTGGGTAGAGCTCTGCTGGCCGCCGCTTGGTCACGATGCCGTGCATCAACCAGGCGGACGCGGCGGTTAGCACCAGTCCGCTGTAGACTAGCAGCCCAAGGTCATGTCGGCCGCCGAAGAACAACGGCGCCGCCACCAAGACTCCCAGCAGGCAGGCGTCGGTCAGACGGAGCGGCCAGCCCCGCATGTCCGTCTCGGCCCAGCGTTGTCTCAGAGTGGTAGGGATCATGACGCGTGCTCTCCTGAGCGGCCTAGGCGGCCCTCGCGGGGTCTGCGTCATCGCCGCCCAAACGGCGCCAGTCTCGGGGGTCGGGATCCACCGGCGAAGTCGGTGGCGCGGCTACCGGCGCCAGCTCCTCTTCCTCGGTGTGGCCATAGCCGTACTGTTGTCCGTACCCGTACCCGTACCCGTATCCGCCTTCAGACTTGTTGGAGATGCGGTTGGCGACCACGCCGTGCACATGGCAGCCGGCGTGCAGGAAGCTGTCGCAAGCGCGGACGACCAGGCGGCGGTGATTCTTCTCTGGCGTCACGACCACCACGACCCCATCCACGAGCCGACCAATGATCTGCGCGTCGCTCACGGCGAGCACTGGTGGGCAGTCAACAAGCACCTGATCGTAGCGGGCCTCGGCCCAAGCAAGCAGTTCGGTGAAGTTGGGGCCCGAGAGCAATTCTGCCGCGTCCGGTCGGCGGGGACCGGCTGGGATCACGTCGAGCTTCTCGAGTGGCGTCTTGACCAGGCAGCGTTCCGCCAACTCGGCGACGCCGCCCTCACACAGGAGAATATCGGTGACGCCGGCCTGCCCCTTAAGGTCCATCAGGCTGGTCATGCCTGGCTTGCGGAGGTCGGCGTCGATAATGAGTGTGCGTTTTCCGATCTGGGCAAAAGCCACGCCCAGATTAGAGGTGACGGTCGTCTTCCCGTCAGAGGGTTCGGCGCTGGAGATCACCAAACGTTCGGTCTCGTCGCCCCGCAGGGTCAGCGATGTGCGCAGTGTGCGGAACGCTTCAGCCTCGACCGAGTTCCCATCGACGTGCATGTGGACGGCGTCCAGCCCAACGCCCGGCAAGGGGTTGAGCGTCCGCACCACCGAGAGCACCGGCAGCTCGAGCTGGGCGGACATCTCGTCGGGCGAAGTGAATCGGTCGTCAAGCTGGTCCCGCACAAACACAATCACGGCGCCCAGGGCAAGCCCGCCCAGGATCGCCGAGCCGAACAGCGACGCAAACCGCGGAGAGACCGGGGTCTCCTCCGGCAATGGCTCTTCTACGATGCTCGCCCGGATGGGCGCCTGCACCTGGTGGATGTCGACCGCGGCGATCTTCTCGAAGAGCACGTCGTGAAGTGACTCGAGCCTCTCGACCTCACGGCTCCGCATGTCGAGCTCCACGAGCTCGCCCGACTGCTTGGCGGCCTCGATGCGGGCCTCGTCGAATGACGAGGACAGCACGCGTTCACGCTCGATCGCCTGGGCAACCGACT contains:
- a CDS encoding polysaccharide biosynthesis protein, translating into MTRIATRLRFLLLTLACAGAYVLAYALRFADGGEPHHWELMRATIGFAVLAKIAAFFWHDVHQQHQRYISFEDLAAIVKAATAGAVALTLIDFFLLPMLAIPRGVIFIDWGATIFAMSAVRAWPRALHYARTHFLPASTEQTRVLIVGADDHGEVLLRAVRSSADTPRRVMGFIDDNPAHRGRSISGVPVVGGADQLPGLVSRLGVKEVLITGGLPGKQVRRLIDTAQQHGFRVKVLPSYQQILNEHVSVQPRSVAIEDLLRREAVDFDQQAVRSWLDGRTVLVTGSSGSIGSEICRQLLRVKPAKLVVLDRSETGQFFLERELRALAPDACIEVALGDLTDADRMRAVFEEHRPDVVFHAAAYKHVPLMEQHPGEAIKNIVLATRNVADLADEFAAGAFVMISTDKAVNPTSVMGSCKQLAERYVQARSAGSSCRFTTVRFGNVLDSAGSVVPVFRQQIESGGPVTVTHQDIVRYFMMIPEASQLVIQAGTMGRGGEIFVLDMGEPVRIMDLARDMIRLSGLRVGEDIEIEVTGLRPGEKLYEELYGESERHKPTSHEKIMVADSNAESLLRVAHDIGRLASLVNGPADAVRDALGEVVPRLDYLEEQRRAA
- a CDS encoding Gfo/Idh/MocA family protein; this encodes MPLRTDRRSFLQTAALAGAGYWAAGPLRAQESSSPNEQVQFACIGVGGKGDSDSNDAKRFGRVVGICDIDARTLTKAGGERFAEAKRYADFRAMLDELGDKIDAVTVSTPDHTHAVAAAAAMRLGKHCFCQKPLTHSIWEARRLAELAKEHGVATQMGNQGASLNAARKSAAVIQSGALGKISQVHAWTDRCGGWWPQGIDRPAGAAVPGHVSWDLFVGPAPGRPYASIYHPFKWRGWWDFGTGALGDMACHVLNMPFYALGLRDPIAVQATTSGHNRDSYPNWSVIDFEFPSNESRDALKLTWYDGGKRPDASLVGKEELAGNGVIIIGEKGTLYSPDAYGSSFELIGDLAEPEVEFERSPGHFDEFIRAIRGGAPAVSNFVDSGGPLTETVLLGNLAVWAADEAETPGRRVEWDAQAMTPVGAPELAKIVRPEFHHGYDL
- a CDS encoding GumC family protein: MTAADHQPGFQDEGVQEGSLAESLHGLVRLLRLMQRNQSTIAWCVAGCVALAMAYYVAAPRIYRSTAKLLLIEQDSDKVSGVADAGRADDVMATHRELVKSPVVLQNAIANLPPEHRVDLLTVKPSRWIEALNENLSATTVRRTKFIQVSYRSHQPESAVAVVNSVINSYLRFVEETHRSTAADVLDVLTVERDQLQEELLQKQRLLQACRERCGHLAIDQKDSVVDPLIGRAIHLNDSLMQAQQQRLDLQASLASVSAALARGEDMRNYLSVVEEAVGEQMMLASLGLSHQDLEMLSSQQKRLMETQDELRRLTPHYGPNHPRVVSLTEQAAALQQYLSNYHAASGSRYASINNQDLGPMIKRTLEQSVAQAIERERVLSSSFDEARIEAAKQSGELVELDMRSREVERLESLHDVLFEKIAAVDIHQVQAPIRASIVEEPLPEETPVSPRFASLFGSAILGGLALGAVIVFVRDQLDDRFTSPDEMSAQLELPVLSVVRTLNPLPGVGLDAVHMHVDGNSVEAEAFRTLRTSLTLRGDETERLVISSAEPSDGKTTVTSNLGVAFAQIGKRTLIIDADLRKPGMTSLMDLKGQAGVTDILLCEGGVAELAERCLVKTPLEKLDVIPAGPRRPDAAELLSGPNFTELLAWAEARYDQVLVDCPPVLAVSDAQIIGRLVDGVVVVVTPEKNHRRLVVRACDSFLHAGCHVHGVVANRISNKSEGGYGYGYGYGQQYGYGHTEEEELAPVAAPPTSPVDPDPRDWRRLGGDDADPARAA
- a CDS encoding O-antigen ligase family protein, coding for MIPTTLRQRWAETDMRGWPLRLTDACLLGVLVAAPLFFGGRHDLGLLVYSGLVLTAASAWLMHGIVTKRRPAELYPTANVLVIAAPLLLMLQLVELPSWLVGAVSPPADDRLVAWGNGAPFGGWRHLSFDPSATRASLATLLTHAVLFLVVAQRVRSRDDVQRLVRWLGIASAGMALLALTQYLTGAEQILWCVPLTHRDPSRAAIGTFTNPNHCGHFIALGAGAVLVEAVRRRRQRATPAQRRRPGESAVSREQQLREAAWILALLATGVAILLTFSRGALLAYTVGLLVTITVLARAGWVGRAQLVRGAFVLVVCGVALSLFQYEQFSRKAGGVSVGELDELADTSDRMVIWRANLSAFFASPLVGYGAGTHSQVAPLYLTESSGVNYTHAESGYLQVATEAGLAGVLLLATAIAIAAAWCMRGVLHSGDAEATVLWAAISAALAVSLFHSIADFVWFIPSCLAPVVMLAAGAMRLSQLQSGQPQRAHGKAWGLRDAGKGFLGTAMAAVAVLLLVGPARSSFQRDAYDRTNVAVKRYNESLKARVGRDNAESEQRILESRVYYTDKMIEHLQAALAVCPSDAQSQLRLARQSLLRFELTQAHDGGGMGLANVRNTVYDAQFQSEQETAAWLRRAFGDDSQLLWSARHAAVNAVRLCPLQGEAYMILADLAFLGAGQGADTMLLVDQALRLNPHDGAVLFDAGKHKLLAGQEQQALTLWKQAGHAPGPHRMKLASVVSMTLPADEFVAEFDPDWRLTFAAYQFYKLRGEESDLHALATHALQCAELNEQTELPNRAAHNWWQAATIHQELGDTGQAVRCAEQAYRLRPACFYIRRGLAAALFRAERLEEADPHIRWCLARQPDDSALRRWLQDIAKHRLALPGAERRPRVASRPSLLIDHSTNTHEPTPPE